gtaATAAAAACAGTATAAATGCATTCAAAGTCACTTATCTATCTGCATAAAGCGCCGATAGGCAGAAGAAAAGCATGCAATCAtacctttaaagaagttttcgtTTCCCGCCATCTGGTTTCTTCGTCAGCGAAGTCGTCTGCGACCACTTTCGGTGAGAGCTTGAGCTCGAAGTCCCGACATAGCCAAGTAGCAACACTGTGTGCACGTGTTGCTGCTAGACTCCGAAGGGTCTTCGGTCAAGATTGATGACTTTGGTCCATCCTCGTTCGAGACCCTGCATAATCCTTGTCCTTTCTCTTCCCAATTCCGAGCCAGCAGGTGACTGATGACGTCAGCGCTTGTGGTCTCTTGCTGTCGGAGTTCATCCTCTTTTTTCAACATACACTGTTCCTTCTATTCTTGAGAAGGGGAACTAGAAAATAATAGACACGTAGTGTCCTCGAAAATTTCGGGAACTATAATTGACGATCTGAAAATTACACCTTTGACTAACATTCCTGCGAGCAAAGAGCTAGaaaggaaaaaggaaaataacttcACACCACCCTTTTTTCCCGAAAGCTCCCGATTCAGGAAACAATTCGGATAACGAGGTAAAATTCATCGAAgagaaaaaacattcaaaatccCGAGCTAAGTTAGGCAGGAATTCAAATTTCAGAAATCCGACCCAATACTAATGACACATAACATCAAAACCGAATCAGAAAAAGAGAAAGTACAGATTTCGGAAGCATGcgcattttcacaaaaaaagtgaAGATGCGATAGACACTCAGGCAGAGAAGGTTGCAAGGATAGCCAAAGCTCTCAGAAAAGTTGAAGAGAATTTACAGTCTGAGAATCCGATACATTCTTGGGAAGACATATTCACAAGCTTCCTAAGAAATGGCGATTTGTATGTCCCACTTGAGGGCAAGAGCGAGAGCAAAGATGTGAAGATCGGGGAAAAAACCAAAGGAGTTCTGATGTTCGAGCCGAACCATCAAAAAAACACTCCAATGGTTGAAATAGCGAACTACCTGAACGGCTGCccatcaaaagagaaaaaagcaagcCTCCTCATAGCTCCCTCACGGATACTGCCGTGTTGGGAGAAAGAGTTGGGAAAAGAGGCACCCAAACTGGTAACAAAGATTTATTCCGGAACGGCTGAAAACCGTCGACAAATCGCGACTCAACTCGTTAAGCAGAAATTTGATGTTCTGCTTACGAGTTTCGAATACGCTTCCAGGGACAATGCCCAACTTTCAGAAATCCACTGGAAGTGCATATTTGTCGACGAGCGTTTCCGGCTCAAGAGCCAGTCCTGCAAGCTGACGAAGGTGTTGATCCGGAAGTACCAGAATGCGGAACTGCGTTTCCTGCTGACCGAAAAGGCCATGCAGGAAAACCTTCCCGATTCATGGTCCGGCATTAATTACTTAACACCTGAAAAATATGACGGAGAATcatttgagaagttttttaatgCGGAGGAGCCAGTAAAACTTAGGCTCAACCGGAAAGAGACACAAGCTGCAATCAAGTGCTTGCAATTGGCGATGAAGCCCTTCCTGAAGATGATAGCAGATAACAGCACCACTGGAAGAATCGACAGAAGCATCCTGAATACCATCAAATGCGATATGTCGTTCAtccagaaaaaaatatacatgaacATCAAGAAGGGCGAAGAAATATTTCCAAAGAAGTGCCTGGTCAGCGTAAGTGAATTGAAAACGAAACAGAAGGTGGACAAGCTGACCCAACTGAGAAAAATATGCAACCACCCGTTCATGTTTGACGAAGTGGAATAGGAGTGGGAAGCCAGCAAGAAAATAGCGGCACAGCCCGTAATGACATCGACCTGTGTCGAGTGTCTGGTAAATTCGAGTACTTGAACTGCCCTCTGCGAACTTGCCTATTCGCTCAGGAAAACTTTGGTTCCAAATCAATTTGGGGAGCAAATTTCTTTAAGGAATCATTTCCCTCTTGTCGGAGTCGGCAGCCATACTTTCAGCTATGTCCCctgaaagaaaatgtttttgattttaataaagtcaataaacttttgaaaatctaaatatgaatcttactttaaaagtctaaatattaCATCTGAAAACTTAGGAAAATAATTAAACAGCATAAACATAAACAAGTGTAACGTGCGGAAGATATTGGGAGTCATTTAAAAAACTCTCTGATCCATTAGCACACTACATTAATGTTAGAAGTAGTTTGTTTCCTTGCTGTTGATAAATATAGTTATTAAGAAAAATACGAGAATCCAGGGGACTAACACAACATTTTCCAGGTTATCTATGATGAGACTTTTGAAACCttgttttttcatacaaatctttATTCGTTCATACACTTCAGTGTGTTCATCCGCTGGTTGGGCCACAGGTCCTTAgcttttatctttattttc
This DNA window, taken from Uloborus diversus isolate 005 unplaced genomic scaffold, Udiv.v.3.1 scaffold_263, whole genome shotgun sequence, encodes the following:
- the LOC129233225 gene encoding probable global transcription activator SNF2L2, producing the protein MVEIANYLNGCPSKEKKASLLIAPSRILPCWEKELGKEAPKLVTKIYSGTAENRRQIATQLVKQKFDVLLTSFEYASRDNAQLSEIHWKCIFVDERFRLKSQSCKLTKVLIRKYQNAELRFLLTEKAMQENLPDSWSGINYLTPEKYDGESFEKFFNAEEPVKLRLNRKETQAAIKCLQLAMKPFLKMIADNSTTGRIDRSILNTIKCDMSFIQKKIYMNIKKGEEIFPKKCLVSVSELKTKQKVDKLTQLRKICNHPFMFDEVE